The segment CCGGAGAAACATCTACTATCGCCGAAGGAGACTCAGTAAAGGTTGAGACTGTCGCGACTACGGAGACAGGGCAGATTGTCAAACAGGACTACAATTATGTCCATGTTAATGGTAACGTGCTTTATTTCGGAAAGAATCCCAACAATCCGCAAGTTGGTGATGTGTCTGTCACCTTTACAAAAATAATGCCGGGAGATGCTTCCGTTATAGCCGTAGTAAGTGGAAACAACCTGCAGTCGTATATCGCAAAAAACGGTAAAAAATTGTCTGTTCTCACATCCGGAGCCGTAAGCATGGATGAGATGTTCGAAACTGAGCATCTGAGCAATTCAATCATTTCCTGGGTACTACGTTTCATAGGCTTGTTCTTGGTAGTCTCTGGATTAAAGGGGATTTTCGGTATCTTGGTAGATTTGTTGAGAGTCCTGCCATTCCTGGCCGATATTGTCGGACTTGGTGTCGGCTTGATATGTAAAGTGTTGGGATTGGTATGGTCACTACTTGTGATTGCCGCGGCTTGGCTGTTTTATCGTCCCGTTACCGCAGGAATACTGCTGGCTGTCATCGTCGTGCTCATAGCATACCTTGTGAAAAGAGGAAAAAATAATAAGAAAGCCAAAGTATTAAACGTGCAGATGTAAGGAATAATAGGAATGAAAGCTTTTATGAGCAGTTTTGGAACAGATCCACGCCTTTACAATGGGCAGTCTACCATGTGCGAAAACAGCAAAACTTATTACATATTCAGAGTTTTTGTTTTGTTGTTAGCGGCAATATCTTTTGCCGACAGTATTCAAAGTACCGTAGCCGGAACGCCAGTAAAAGGGATTCCGACTCCTGTATACGTTCGTTCTGTCGACGAGGTTTTTCTCATGGAAATCAAGGAATACCACGTATTCAATGCGAGAGCGGCCGATTCGTACGTGAAAGTTCTGTTCTCAGCCACTACCGTGGTAAAGGATTTCAAGGTACTCAAACTCAGCGAGTGCGAAATAGACGACAACGGCAGAATTTCGTTCCACGAAGAAACGCTTTACGAACAATTTGAGCTAGTACCAGAATGCCCCATCATGGTAGTTATGACTTTCTTTGGCAGCATACCCAACAATGGTTTCTCATATACCGACAAGGATAGAACGACGCGTAAATTCACTGTAAACTTAAGCGGCAAGGACGGTAGAGTTGAGATAGAGGGGTATTGAACAAAAAAAATGGGAACGGATTAAACTTAGCAAGTTTAACAATCTGATTTTAGTTTACAAAAACACGTTCATATGATCCCTATAGACAAATGCAACAACTATAATAGACAGTGGGTGTGTCGTAATACGCGATTCACCCTCTTTTCTTTATCAGCGATAAGAGCGTAGTTAACTTTTTCAGGCAGCGATATTCTGAAGATAATCTCGATTATTCTGTTCCCAATAGCTTAAATGAGCGGTAATAAGGCCGTAAAGGTGTTTAATTGGCCAATTTATACCCTCTTTATTCATCTTGGTACACATCTTTTTTATATTGAAGGCGATGGCCAGGAAGGAAAAGTCCATAAGAACCTTGTCCTTTCCAAAATGACGGAAACGCTTGTAGTTCATGTTGAATTTTATCTGTCCAAATACAGCTTCCGGTTCTATACACCTTTGCCCTCTGTGTTTCAGCCCTTCTTCGGAACAGAGAAGTTCCCGGGCTTTCTGTTTGTATATCCTGAGTCGGTGATTCAGTTCTATCGTCCTGTTTCCTTTAGCTTTAAAACACAGACATCTTAACGGACATCCTTCGCATCTGACAGCCCTATACCTGGCATATTCGACTACATATCCGGATTCGGTTTTCGCATGCCTGGTGCCTACCCTCTGCATCTTTTGTCCCATTGGACAGACACAGTAATCCTGTTCTTCATTGTAGAAAAAGTTTTCGGCTTTAAAAGGATTCGGTTTAAATCTTGGCCGCTGTTCTATGTGGAAATAATTGTATTTGACGTATGCTTCCATCCCGTTTTCCGACATAAAGTGGTAATTCTCTTCTGATCCGTAACCGGAATCAGCAACCACCGTATGAGCCAACTGGCCGTATCTGTCGGCAAAGGACTTCAGGAAGGGGATCATCGTCAAGGTGTCAGTCGGATTCGGAAAAAGAGAATAATCGATAATGAATTGATTTTCCGTAGCAATCTGAAGATTATATCCGGGCTTTGTCTGACCGTTGCGCATGGCATCCTCCTTCATTCTCATAAAAGTGGCCTCTTTGTCTGTCTTGGAATAAGAGTTGCGCTCCTGAAGATTGTCCAGATGGTTATTGTATTCCTGAAGCTTATCTCTATGTGCTTCCAGTTCTTTCAGCTGCCTGCGTTTCTTTCTCAGTGCAGATTTCTGCTCTTTCGTGGATGGTTCTGAAGTTTGCTCAAGGGCATTGCGTAATTCTCCCGCCATTTCTGTCAGCATGGAAGGTGTAAACTCAATTTCCTCGTTGTTTTCCGAAGCTTTTTCCTGAACGATGACGTCATCTATTTGGCTTAACAAAACACTGATTTTCTTCATCAGTCGTTCACGGTTTCGCTCAACGCTCTTCCGCCATACAAAAGTATATTTGTTGGCCTTGGACTCAATCTTTGTTCCATCAATATATTCCACATTCAGACTGATGAAACCTTTGGATGAAAGCAGAAGTACGGTTTGGGTAAACACTTCGTTAATCTCCTTCTTCACCCGGTTACGGAAACGGTTGATAGTAATGAAGTCCGGTTTCTCATAACCGGCTAACCAAATGTAATGGATATCACGACGAAGAAGCTTTTCTATTTTCCGGCAGGAGTATATATTGTTCATATAGGCATACAAGATAACCTTTAGCATCATCTTGGGATGATAAGGACTACGGCCGTATTCTTTGTATAACTTCCTGAAACTTTCAAGATTCAGGCTTTCAACCAAAGCGTCAACCATGCGTACAGGATCGTTTTCTGCAATATCTTCATCGATTCTTTGCGGAAAAAGTACCGTTTGGTTGGGAGTGTATGGACGAAAATGTATCTTTGCCATATGTATAAATCTTTATGCTTAAAGATACAAAATCTTTAGGTAATAACAAAGCCCCAGCTTGTGAAAGTCGGGGCTTTGTGCTAAAAAAAGAAGGTGTGCTTTTTGACACACCTTCTTTTACATGATACAAGTTTTATTGTGAGTTTGTGTGTATATTCACTTGTATGGTATTAGACTGTCTTTTTATTCGGCACCATTGCAGGTAATGTCTGTTGCCATGGTGATATAGTTCAGTACAGATGTTCCGTCTACCAATGCATCTTCTGTTTCGGCTGTCTCAGTAGTTAAGCACATGCCCTTGCCTGTGATCAGCGCGTTGTAGATAGAAGCCTGCGTACCGGCACGTAAGCGGATACCCTGTTTGCTTCCACCGTTACCGATCAGGGTCAGGTTGGCCAATGTCGGATGAGCTACCGGAGTAGCACCGAAGTTATCGCCGTTGTTGTCACATTCCATCAGGCAGTCACAGTCATATCCCAATGTCTCTTCTGCTTCCTGATAAGCTACCATGAACTGGCCATAACCGTTCCATCCTTCTGTCCAGTCGAATGAGTCATCGCTACAGCTTACGGATACGACATGTTTTACATTAACACTACCACCGAAGAATTCGAAACCGTCGTCAGAGCCTTTGTAAGCCTGGCAGTATTCGATGGTAGTTCCGTTACCTACTCCGTAGAAAGTGAATCCGTTGGCTTCATGTTCAGAATCGAAGGCATATCCGCTGTATTCGATACGTACATATTTTAATACACCAGAGTTGTCAGCGTCGTCGCTGCCGCCGTAAGTAGCGTCACCGATTTCAGATTTACCTGTACCGCCTTCAACATTTGAATGAGCCTTACCGCAGATGTGGATACCGCCCCATGCTCCGGCTTCCTTCTTGGTAGCTGTCATGACGATCGGCTTCTCAGCAGTACCTTCAGCCACGATCTTGGCTCCCTGCTGAACCAGGATATAGTCTACCTTGTCATCATCGGCCTGGGCAACGATGGTAACACCTTCCGGAATTGTCAGGGTAGCACCCGTCTCCACGATATAGTCACCGCTCAACAGGTATTTCTTGTTAGCTTCCAGTGTCTTGTCTTCAGACAATGAACCTGTCAGGGTTTCTACCGCTTCCTGGTCTGCCTTGTTGTCTCCGCCTTCTTCGGTTGTCAGTGTCCAGCCGGCTGTCCAGTTGTTGTCTGCTGAAACAGCTCCCTGATAAGCAGCTGCCGTGAAGAAGCTGTTTACGCTTGGCATATCAGCACCACCATCGATTGTACCTACAAACAGGTTGCTGAAAGTACCGCTGAAGTCGAAGTTGATGGTATTGTGATTTCCTTCTGCCAGGAATAATTCAGATGAATAACCGGATGTTTCATCCGGGTTTTCCGTATTATCTGTATCCGGATTGTTAACAGGATCATCGTCGTCACATGATGTAAAAGCAATCATAGCAGAAATAGCTGCCATCGACAAGAATTTCAAATTTGATGTTTTCATACCTGATTTATTTTTTGAATATGTTATTAATTTCTTTTTTAGTTGACTCACGGATTAGAGGGCATAGCTGAACCCGATTTCAAATCCTGTACCGCGTTTGAAGCGTTCCACCTCGAGGTTGTCTCCGTTCTTGGTTTCCTGCTTGAATACGATATCCTGGTTGAGCAGATCGGTTACTTCCAGTTTCAGGCTGAAATGATTATTCAGCTGGTAGCTGGCCACGAAATCCAAGGTGTGTACCGGCAGCTGCTTTTCATCTCCCAGTCCGGAGATACCGACTGCGTGGATACGCGGACCCTGCAGGTTATACAGCAAGGTAGCTGTCAGCGGCTTTTCGTTTCTGATGGTCGGTGTATAGCTGATATCCGCGTTGACCAGGTAAGGAGAAGCTCCCTGCAAGGCACGCTGCGCATTGGTGTACGCGCCTCCGTCTTCCGGTAATTTTACGTTCGTGTACATGAACGAGCCGTTTACGCCTACCCGGATGTCACGGGTCAGTTCCCGTCTTAATTCAACCTCCAGACCGGCTGCTACACCTGTGCTGGCATTCTGGAACGAGTGTACGGCTGCTCCACCTGACAAGGTCTGTGTCCGTTCGATCGGGTCTTGCAGGATTTTGCCATATCCGGTCAGTGCGATCATGTTGTTCACATTGTTCGAATCAAAGAACTCGTACCGTAAGTCCAGGTTGTAGTTATATCCGTTTTTCAGATCGGCGTTACCACGTATCTGAGAAGAACCGTATGATTCCTGATAGAGGAACGGGGCCATTTCGATGAACGACGGGCGGGTTACCGTACGGGATACCGACAGTCGCAGGCTGTTCGACGGATCGAGGGTATATTTCATGTTTACGGCCGGGAAGAGGTCGTTGGTGTTTAATTCGTTCCGTTTGGCTTGTCCGCCGTCGGTCGCGTAATTAACCCACTGTTCGCTGCGTTCGTAGCGCAGACCGATGTTCAGCAGGAAGTTGTCCATCGGATAATATTCCGTTTCAGCAAAGGCGGCATAGATGGTATGTCCGGCCTCATACTGGTCTTTCGGCTGCTGGTCGCGGTTGATGACGATGGTACCGTTCTGCACATTGTCATATCCCATGAAATTGCTGGTGATATAGGTATCCGTAATTTCCGGATTGAGTTTACTCAGGTTGTAATAGAAACGAGTGGAGTTGAAATCACGCTGCTTGTCTTTATAGACAGCTCCGAAGCGGAGGAAGTTCTTCTCGTCGAAGCGGTAGATGGAGCGGATATCCCCTACCCATTCCTCTTCGTTCAGGGCTCCGAAGTAGCGCATGGTCTCCTGGCGGTTCAGCTTGAACAGCTTCAGTTTGTCGCCGTCCTTCTCAAACATCAGCTGGCGGCGGTCCGGTTCGTTGCTTCCGGTCTTGCTGTACGAACCGCTCCAGTTCAGTTCCCACTGCTTACCGAACTCATGGTGTCCGTTGATCTGGTGATTCTGCAGCGAGTAGATATGTGTTGTATTGTTGTTGCCGATCAGGTTATGATCTTCGTAGTCGATTCCTTCGCGGCGCATGTAAGTATCCACGATATTGCGTGAATAGAAGAAGGTATAACCGATATGGTCGGCTGTACGCAGGGTGTATGAGAGATTAGCCAGAGCTCCCAACTTCAGTTCCTGGGCATAGCTGTCGTAGTTGAAGCGGTCGAGGGTGCTGCCTCCGGCTTCCAGGGTACGGAAGAAGGCATCCCGGGTGGTCTGTTCGCCGTTGCTGGCTGTGAAAGAAGCCAGCAGGCTCAGGGTCTGACCTCCTACCTCCCAGTCTTTACCGCCGGCGATGTTTCCGCTGAAGTTCGGCAGACTGATTCTTTTCTTGACATCGAAGGAGGTATTAAACGGATTCTCGTTTTTGACGGCTGTCTCAAAGTCAGTTTTCTCCATGTTGATGAAACGGGAGTCGATACCCGGATTCTTGAACAGCGACTGTGCCCGGTCCATGGTGTAGAAATCCTGCAGGAGCGTATTGAACTGGCCTCCCATGTTGAAACCGATGTTGAAGAAATCCCCTCCGGTACTTTCCTTGGTGCTGATATCGATATGGGCTCCCGAATAATCGGCGAAGGTATTGGCTTCATACACCTTGCTGACCGTGATGTTCTTGACTGTCGAAGTCGGGAACAGGTCCAGTGGGATCAGCTTGTTATCGGGGTTTGGAGAGGCAATAGGCAGTCCGTTCAGTGTCGTGGTGCTGTAGCGGTCGCCCAGTCCGCGGACAATCAGCTGTCCGGCCGAGGCGATCGATATACCCGTAATCTTTTTAACGCCTTCTTCCACGTT is part of the Parabacteroides sp. AD58 genome and harbors:
- a CDS encoding IS1182 family transposase yields the protein MAKIHFRPYTPNQTVLFPQRIDEDIAENDPVRMVDALVESLNLESFRKLYKEYGRSPYHPKMMLKVILYAYMNNIYSCRKIEKLLRRDIHYIWLAGYEKPDFITINRFRNRVKKEINEVFTQTVLLLSSKGFISLNVEYIDGTKIESKANKYTFVWRKSVERNRERLMKKISVLLSQIDDVIVQEKASENNEEIEFTPSMLTEMAGELRNALEQTSEPSTKEQKSALRKKRRQLKELEAHRDKLQEYNNHLDNLQERNSYSKTDKEATFMRMKEDAMRNGQTKPGYNLQIATENQFIIDYSLFPNPTDTLTMIPFLKSFADRYGQLAHTVVADSGYGSEENYHFMSENGMEAYVKYNYFHIEQRPRFKPNPFKAENFFYNEEQDYCVCPMGQKMQRVGTRHAKTESGYVVEYARYRAVRCEGCPLRCLCFKAKGNRTIELNHRLRIYKQKARELLCSEEGLKHRGQRCIEPEAVFGQIKFNMNYKRFRHFGKDKVLMDFSFLAIAFNIKKMCTKMNKEGINWPIKHLYGLITAHLSYWEQNNRDYLQNIAA
- a CDS encoding TonB-dependent receptor — its product is MRKLASLLLTLSATTALVQAENIKGTVVDKTTKEPLIGATIQVAGTTMGTITDFDGKFELPELENKAYTLIISYVSYQTQEIQVDATKPQSLEVTLSSDDKQLNEVTVVARKNLEGEKALLLERKKASVAVENIGSKEMSVKGISNVEEGVKKITGISIASAGQLIVRGLGDRYSTTTLNGLPIASPNPDNKLIPLDLFPTSTVKNITVSKVYEANTFADYSGAHIDISTKESTGGDFFNIGFNMGGQFNTLLQDFYTMDRAQSLFKNPGIDSRFINMEKTDFETAVKNENPFNTSFDVKKRISLPNFSGNIAGGKDWEVGGQTLSLLASFTASNGEQTTRDAFFRTLEAGGSTLDRFNYDSYAQELKLGALANLSYTLRTADHIGYTFFYSRNIVDTYMRREGIDYEDHNLIGNNNTTHIYSLQNHQINGHHEFGKQWELNWSGSYSKTGSNEPDRRQLMFEKDGDKLKLFKLNRQETMRYFGALNEEEWVGDIRSIYRFDEKNFLRFGAVYKDKQRDFNSTRFYYNLSKLNPEITDTYITSNFMGYDNVQNGTIVINRDQQPKDQYEAGHTIYAAFAETEYYPMDNFLLNIGLRYERSEQWVNYATDGGQAKRNELNTNDLFPAVNMKYTLDPSNSLRLSVSRTVTRPSFIEMAPFLYQESYGSSQIRGNADLKNGYNYNLDLRYEFFDSNNVNNMIALTGYGKILQDPIERTQTLSGGAAVHSFQNASTGVAAGLEVELRRELTRDIRVGVNGSFMYTNVKLPEDGGAYTNAQRALQGASPYLVNADISYTPTIRNEKPLTATLLYNLQGPRIHAVGISGLGDEKQLPVHTLDFVASYQLNNHFSLKLEVTDLLNQDIVFKQETKNGDNLEVERFKRGTGFEIGFSYAL